The nucleotide sequence ATCCAGGCCAAGGCCTGAAGCAATGACCCTGGCTATAGTTTCTATATCGTTATCAGCAAAAGTTACGGTAAGCCTTCGTTCCCTCAATGCATCACTTTCAAAATAGACCTGCATGTTATAATTTCTGCTCAGTACAGAAGCAATATTTTCAAGCTTCTCATCCTTGAACTGCATCCGGTTCATTCTCCACGAAAGATATGTCCTGTCAATGACCGGGAATTTTTCCATGCTGCTGCCCGTTCCCCTGAGCATTTCCCATTCTCCCACCAATTCATAGTAACCGGGCAGGTCGGCAACACTTACCTTAACCGAGCCCTCTTCAACAATAAGTTCGAAGCCCTCACCTGACGATTTGAGATTAAAGGCTGTACCTACAACCTCAACAATTGCTTTTCCTGTTTCAATTACAAAGGGCTGCCCTCTTCTCTCGGTAATATCAAAAAAAGCCTCTCCCTCAAAGGTTACATTACGGCTATCTGCCGCAAATACTGACGGGTAGTGTAGTACCGAATTGCCGGCAAGATAAACTATGCTGCCGTCACCAAAAGTCCGCACCAGGGTATGATTGTCAGCTTCTGTCCGCATTGTCATTAACTCAACCCCTCTGCCTTCCGGCCATAACAGGTAACCAAGTCCCCATCCGGCTATGACAGCCACAATGGCTGCAGCCACCGAGATCCTGCGTGACAACGGGGTCACCCTGGGAATTCCATCCTGAGCGGGTATAAGTCCTTCATCCATAAGCCTTCCATGAACCCGGCTCCAGGCCTTGTCGGTATCTACCCCGTTGTATGTTTTGCTCGCTCCCATCATCATTCCAATATTAATATAAATTGCATATTCATTAAAAGGCAACAGACCCGTAATACCGGCCAACCCTCTCCCTGAGAATCTTAAGCGCCTTGCCCATGTTGGCCTCAACTGTTTTTACCGATATTGACAACTCACTGGCAATCTCCTCATACTTAAGTCCCCGAAACCGGCTCATCCTGAATATGGTGCTGCACCTTTCCGGCATCTCATCCAGCGCACCCTCAATCAGTTCATTAAGCTCTGAATACTCAATCCCGCTGTCATCGTAACCTGAGCCTTCACCATCTCCCGCAATTACCCTTTCGGCATATTTTCGTCTCACATCAAGCGCCTCAAGATATTTCAGGGAATTATTTCTTACAGACGTGTAGAAATATGATTTAACTGAGAACTTAATCCTGATCTCTTTCCTGTTCTTCCAGTATTTGTAAAAAAAATCCTGAACTATCTCTTCGGCCGAATCAACATCATCTGTAAAGCTG is from Marinilabiliales bacterium and encodes:
- a CDS encoding DUF4974 domain-containing protein — protein: MPFNEYAIYINIGMMMGASKTYNGVDTDKAWSRVHGRLMDEGLIPAQDGIPRVTPLSRRISVAAAIVAVIAGWGLGYLLWPEGRGVELMTMRTEADNHTLVRTFGDGSIVYLAGNSVLHYPSVFAADSRNVTFEGEAFFDITERRGQPFVIETGKAIVEVVGTAFNLKSSGEGFELIVEEGSVKVSVADLPGYYELVGEWEMLRGTGSSMEKFPVIDRTYLSWRMNRMQFKDEKLENIASVLSRNYNMQVYFESDALRERRLTVTFADNDIETIARVIASGLGLDYELLSEPGILFSERN
- a CDS encoding RNA polymerase sigma-70 factor; this translates as MALKWIDSQQKTRNDDIAAFEMLFRKYYEPLVRFSTSFTDDVDSAEEIVQDFFYKYWKNRKEIRIKFSVKSYFYTSVRNNSLKYLEALDVRRKYAERVIAGDGEGSGYDDSGIEYSELNELIEGALDEMPERCSTIFRMSRFRGLKYEEIASELSISVKTVEANMGKALKILRERVGRYYGSVAF